The Rhodamnia argentea isolate NSW1041297 chromosome 10, ASM2092103v1, whole genome shotgun sequence sequence AAAAAGATCTCGAGGCATTACTCGACAACTCTTTGATTGTGCAGAGTCTTCGATTCTTCGTTCCATGAATGAATTGCCTAAAACGTAATCTAGTCTGctctattcttattttttttctcaagctCAACAACACATGTGGAACGGGAATTGGAATCCAGACTCTACATTCGTTCAGTCATGGTTTTGAAGACAAGATGAAGGGGATAGATAACCGCACAACAGCTCCCCTTCGAAGAATCCGTAGATGATCCCCCTCTGGTCGCACCGGTTTGGATTTGCTAAAATTCGTGAAAATtgtcttcttctatttttacgtctctctctctctctctgtgggtgTCTGGAGGAAAATCCCTTCGATCTGATTTTTCGTTGTTCGTTTACTATTTAGTAACATTGAACTTTTGCGAAACAGAGCCTTCTTGGCCAACGCCAATTTCTCAAGTAGTTTTCACTGAATCGTTGCCATGTAGATACGGAAAGCCCTTCTTCCCTCTCTCCCCCGAGTTAATCTCCATTCGCTTCCCAAGCATCTCCGCCCCCATTTTCACCTGCGATTagccctctctctgtctctggtACGGACGGCACGGGCGCACGCATTCCCTCTTTGCTTTCGTTTTCGTTTTGCCGCTTTCTTGACATTCTTCGCTTCCTCCGATGAGATTGCCAGcggcaaaaaattgaaaaaaaaaatttgttgatacTTCTTTGTGCCTTTCTCGCcaagtcattctttttctttgcccGCGAAACGGGACGATGCGATGATTGGGATTCTCGTCTGCAATGCAGAAGGCTTTGGTGGGGCGCCGGACGACCCGGAGACATTGATTGAGGATGCTGGGGAAGTTCGTCACCAGATGCCTCTTGTATGCCCACCGTCTCCTCTGTAAATCGCTTCTTCTTATGTTACCACCTTGTTCTGATCATGTAAAGAAGAGGGTGAAAATGTTTCTCTCTTTGGAAAATTGATTAACTTTTTTCGCGGGGTTTGGCCGACATGGCAGGTTGGTTCTTGGGTATGCATATCCGGCGTTCCTGTGTTTCAAAACGGTGGAGAAAAACAGGGTGCAGATTGAGGAACTCAGGCATTGGTGTCAATATTGGTGAGGGGAATATAGcccttctttagttttattttcttttttgctttcttttgttcCCGATCCTTCTTGAGGGATAAAGGAAGCACGAGAAAACGTTAATGTGCGAGAGTATCGATCGCTTGCAGGATCATCGTGGCGCTATTCACAGTCGTGGAAAGAATTGGCGATGTGTTGATCTCGTGGTATGAGAACCAGTTTCATCAGAGCCTTACATGCATGcaacatggacattttttacGCGCCCGTATTCACAGAAAGCTATTTCTTCCTGTTGCCTCTCTCTTTGGTTGAAGGATTCCAATGTATTGGGAACTGAAGCTGGGCATCATCATCTACTTGTGGCATCCGAAAACTAAGGTAAAGGTAACCTACGAGCCCCCGTTAATAAGCTGAAATTGGAAAGGAGaaggagggaaagaaaaaaggggctTTTCTTCCGGACGTCACGACGAAAAAGAGGTGATTTTTAACTCTGCTTTTGAATTTGTAGGGAACTGGGTATGTGTACGAGACGGTGTTGCGTCCGTTCATGGCGACGCACGAGAGGGAAATAGACATGAAGTTGGTGGAGTGGGAGGCGAGGGCATGGGACTTTGTTTCATTTTACTGGCAAAATTGCTGGGAGTTCGTGGACGTTGCCTTCTCTCGAGCCATGCAGTACTGGGCCGCTCAGTCGTCTTCTTCTAACACCAAGGTACAAACATTTTGCCTTGTTTAGGACAACCATCTTCCCCCTTTCCCTGTCGATGTTTATAGCAAGGTTTGAGATTTCGAGAGCCTCGTCTTGCCAACCGCGAGTAATACGGTCCAATTGATGCTCCCAACttatcgatcaaatcaatcattaaCGAGAGTATACACGAGTGGAGAGAAGACATTTTCTGATGGAGATAGCGGGTGTCTTCGCAGGGGAGAGGGAGATCCGGCTCGATCAACCGTTCGATGTCGGGGACGCCCAAATCCCACACGGGGGAGATGAATCCCAATGTCCAGACGGAGTACGTCTACGTCGAGGACGAGATCGAGACCGAGACCGAGCAGCAAGAAGTCAGAGATCATGAAGATGCCTGTCCAACGAAGGAGGAAGACAAGACCCGCGCATCCGGCCACAGGCTGAGGCGTTCCCGCACCAGTGATTGCCACATCGATTGATTAATTCGACAAATTCAAATCTCCCCCCGCCCCCTCTTTCTATTGTGTATAGGCACAAAGTCGATTTCCTTTTCTTCGAAACTGAATAAATATGGAGTCTCTTTCTCCCCAATTCGATTCGTTAGGCATTATGGGTCGGGACAAATTTTGGCTATGTTGGCCAGAACAATGCCAGATCAATTCTATAATCCCAGCcggtaaaaaaaatcagaaagatTGATTACAAACTGATTTATGCAAATTAGTATAGAGGCGATCGGTTGGACATCAAAGAGCGAAAACGACTCGAGGACAACATTTACTTTTGGATAAGGATAAGAATAAGACACGCAAAAATATTCATACGTACCCGTATTGGTCGGGGAACGATGTAGGTGACGTCAGCATATAAAAAGGCACACTTTTGACGTCACGGAGGCCGTGGCT is a genomic window containing:
- the LOC115753886 gene encoding putative HVA22-like protein g isoform X2, which codes for MLGKFVTRCLLLVLGYAYPAFLCFKTVEKNRVQIEELRHWCQYWIIVALFTVVERIGDVLISWIPMYWELKLGIIIYLWHPKTKGTGYVYETVLRPFMATHEREIDMKLVEWEARAWDFVSFYWQNCWEFVDVAFSRAMQYWAAQSSSSNTKGRGRSGSINRSMSGTPKSHTGEMNPNVQTEYVYVEDEIETETEQQEVRDHEDACPTKEEDKTRASGHRLRRSRTSDCHID
- the LOC115753886 gene encoding HVA22-like protein j isoform X1 → MLGKFVTRCLLLVLGYAYPAFLCFKTVEKNRVQIEELRHWCQYWIIVALFTVVERIGDVLISWIPMYWELKLGIIIYLWHPKTKVKGTGYVYETVLRPFMATHEREIDMKLVEWEARAWDFVSFYWQNCWEFVDVAFSRAMQYWAAQSSSSNTKGRGRSGSINRSMSGTPKSHTGEMNPNVQTEYVYVEDEIETETEQQEVRDHEDACPTKEEDKTRASGHRLRRSRTSDCHID